The following proteins are encoded in a genomic region of Burkholderia cepacia:
- a CDS encoding efflux RND transporter periplasmic adaptor subunit, giving the protein MSRSRILIIAAVVLGSAGIVLGALGVTRNSGGNGTSVSAAPDAASSAAAVGERGGVVLKRGKLSVEIVMTEKPGDARLVVYPFVDGKPATKGVTVSGTLVRYDRTHEPLRFDAAGQKFVSAQSIAKPHVFDATIDVKAGNEAASFPFARADGAIALTDAQLATSKIALAKAGPAQIATPFQLPGEIKFNEDRTAHVVPRVAGIVEQVSVSLGQNIAKGQVLAVIASTDLADRRSELLTAERRLSGARATYERERTLWKERISAEQDYQQAQVQLREAEIAVQNARQKLAALNAPVGAGALNRYELRAPFAGTIVEKHATPGEAIAADASMFVISDLSTVWAEMAVPAQRLNDVRVGRDATVVATAFESRSSGPIAYVGSLLGEQTRTAPARVVLPNPNGVWRPGMFVNVSVDAGKQGVPLAVASDALQDVDGAPSVFVRSPKGFVAQAVETGRRDERATEVLKGLKPGQEYAASNSFVLKAELGKGSAEHE; this is encoded by the coding sequence ATGTCACGCAGCAGAATCCTGATCATCGCGGCGGTCGTGCTCGGCAGTGCCGGGATCGTCCTCGGCGCACTCGGCGTCACGCGCAATAGCGGCGGCAACGGCACGTCCGTGTCGGCGGCGCCCGACGCCGCTTCATCCGCCGCAGCCGTCGGCGAGCGCGGCGGTGTCGTGCTCAAGCGCGGCAAGCTGTCCGTCGAAATCGTGATGACGGAGAAGCCCGGCGACGCGCGCCTCGTCGTCTATCCGTTCGTCGACGGCAAGCCTGCGACCAAGGGCGTCACCGTGTCCGGCACGCTGGTGCGATACGACCGCACCCACGAACCGTTGCGTTTCGACGCGGCCGGCCAGAAGTTCGTGTCCGCGCAGTCGATTGCCAAGCCGCATGTGTTCGATGCGACGATCGACGTGAAGGCGGGCAATGAAGCCGCCTCGTTCCCGTTCGCACGCGCCGACGGTGCGATCGCGTTGACCGACGCGCAACTCGCTACCTCGAAGATCGCACTCGCGAAGGCCGGCCCCGCGCAGATCGCGACGCCGTTCCAGTTGCCGGGCGAGATCAAGTTCAACGAGGACCGCACCGCGCACGTGGTGCCGCGCGTGGCCGGCATCGTCGAGCAGGTGTCGGTGTCGCTCGGGCAGAACATCGCGAAGGGGCAGGTGCTCGCGGTGATTGCAAGCACCGACCTGGCCGACCGCCGCAGCGAACTGCTGACGGCCGAGCGCAGGCTGTCGGGGGCGCGCGCGACCTACGAGCGCGAACGCACGTTGTGGAAGGAGCGCATCTCCGCCGAGCAGGATTACCAGCAGGCGCAGGTGCAATTGCGCGAAGCCGAGATCGCCGTGCAGAACGCACGGCAGAAGCTCGCCGCGCTGAACGCGCCGGTCGGTGCGGGCGCGCTGAACCGCTACGAACTGCGTGCGCCGTTCGCGGGCACGATCGTCGAAAAGCACGCGACGCCCGGCGAGGCGATCGCCGCCGATGCGAGCATGTTCGTGATCTCCGATCTGTCGACCGTGTGGGCCGAGATGGCCGTGCCGGCACAGCGGCTCAACGACGTGCGCGTCGGCCGCGATGCGACGGTCGTCGCGACGGCGTTCGAATCGCGTTCGAGCGGCCCGATCGCGTACGTCGGGTCGCTGCTCGGCGAACAGACGCGCACTGCGCCGGCGCGTGTCGTGCTGCCGAACCCGAACGGCGTGTGGCGCCCGGGGATGTTCGTCAACGTGTCGGTCGATGCGGGCAAGCAGGGCGTGCCGCTGGCGGTCGCGAGCGACGCGCTGCAGGACGTCGACGGCGCGCCGTCGGTGTTCGTGCGTTCGCCGAAGGGCTTCGTCGCGCAGGCCGTCGAAACGGGGCGGCGCGACGAGCGCGCGACCGAGGTGCTGAAGGGGCTCAAGCCGGGCCAGGAATACGCGGCGTCGAACAGCTTCGTGCTGAAGGCCGAGCTGGGCAAGGGGAGCGCGGAACATGAATGA
- a CDS encoding TolC family protein yields the protein MLKLSLAVAVAFATAATAYAQPSLSPGPTPAVSGSAAPIGAPPSDALPAPSLTLPDALAVAARNNPALRGARADVDASAGTLMQAGARPNPEVSFLQEGFRRAERTSTALINQTIELGGKRSARLDVASYGREAANASLDEQGAVVRAGVIAAFYGLLAAQRQLQVTEESAAIAARSADLASRRAQAGKVSPVEATKAHVAAAGVQIEVVTARGRVEVAREKLIAVMGEARDGRLAVLGDLEVVPPVESLSALTAQLDDAPLARVARAEMLRSNAAVSLERARRIPDVTISAGVKRVTTGGVPDNQAVVGVSIPIPLFNTNKGALLEATHKAERANADLDRERTRLRLELTQAYANFEAAAQEAQRLKADILPAARLALDAMSRGYELGKFSFLDVLDAQRTLFQGQSQYVRALADAHTARADIGRLVGTPLAPLAPVTQ from the coding sequence ATGCTCAAGCTCTCTCTCGCCGTGGCCGTCGCCTTCGCGACGGCCGCGACGGCTTATGCGCAGCCGTCGCTGTCGCCGGGGCCGACTCCGGCTGTCTCGGGCAGCGCCGCACCGATCGGCGCGCCGCCATCCGACGCACTTCCCGCCCCGTCGTTGACGCTTCCCGATGCACTCGCCGTCGCGGCCCGGAACAACCCTGCGCTGCGCGGTGCACGCGCGGACGTCGATGCGTCGGCCGGCACGCTGATGCAGGCCGGCGCGCGCCCCAACCCCGAAGTGTCGTTCCTGCAGGAAGGCTTTCGTCGCGCCGAACGCACGTCGACCGCGCTGATCAACCAGACGATCGAACTCGGCGGCAAGCGCAGCGCGCGGCTCGACGTCGCGTCGTACGGCAGGGAAGCGGCCAATGCATCGCTCGACGAGCAGGGCGCCGTCGTGCGTGCCGGCGTGATCGCCGCATTCTACGGGCTGCTCGCCGCGCAGCGCCAGCTCCAGGTCACCGAGGAATCGGCCGCGATCGCCGCGCGCTCGGCGGATCTCGCGAGTCGCCGGGCACAGGCCGGCAAGGTGTCGCCGGTCGAGGCGACCAAGGCGCATGTGGCAGCGGCCGGCGTGCAGATCGAAGTCGTGACCGCGCGCGGCCGTGTCGAGGTCGCACGCGAGAAGCTGATCGCGGTGATGGGCGAAGCGCGCGACGGCCGGCTCGCGGTGCTCGGCGACCTCGAAGTCGTGCCGCCGGTCGAGTCGTTGTCCGCGCTGACCGCACAGCTCGACGATGCGCCGCTCGCGCGGGTCGCGCGCGCCGAGATGCTGCGCTCGAACGCGGCCGTATCGCTCGAACGTGCACGGCGCATTCCGGACGTGACGATCAGCGCGGGCGTGAAGCGCGTGACCACGGGCGGCGTGCCGGACAACCAGGCCGTGGTCGGCGTGTCGATCCCGATTCCGCTGTTCAACACGAACAAGGGCGCGCTGCTCGAAGCGACGCACAAGGCCGAGCGGGCGAACGCCGATCTCGATCGCGAACGCACGCGCCTGCGGCTGGAGCTCACGCAGGCGTACGCGAATTTCGAAGCCGCCGCGCAGGAAGCGCAGCGGCTGAAGGCCGACATCCTGCCGGCCGCGCGCCTCGCGCTCGATGCGATGTCGCGCGGCTACGAGCTCGGGAAGTTCAGCTTCCTCGACGTGCTCGACGCGCAGCGCACGCTGTTTCAGGGCCAGTCGCAATACGTGCGCGCGCTCGCCGATGCCCATACGGCGCGTGCCGACATCGGCCGGCTCGTCGGTACGCCGCTCGCGCCGCTTGCACCTGTCACGCAATAG
- a CDS encoding M35 family metallo-endopeptidase: MNNFSDNNQYNFDADEDKDWFLVHSGAVTNTNPGSTVDVYINTTPICPNMTNKEFRTMVARLLKWSIILVERRIADLNRYDKTVKDRMTYWFNRCDENTRQYLIIGFSRHLSVLKTLTPHNFVRTDSNLDRMLGCVPNMSDIDNEAAHVCGPNTERKLISIAMKFCTGLRDQNMFGDSRLSTLIHEVTHFIDTFGSSDPRYGIDPTAAAWARANPDLALRNADTLTGFVIYGESLFADQGA, encoded by the coding sequence ATGAACAATTTTTCTGACAACAACCAATACAATTTTGATGCTGACGAAGACAAAGATTGGTTTCTCGTTCACTCCGGAGCAGTCACCAACACAAATCCGGGATCAACGGTTGACGTTTACATCAACACAACACCCATTTGCCCCAACATGACCAATAAAGAATTCAGAACTATGGTAGCGCGACTGCTTAAATGGTCCATCATTCTTGTCGAACGAAGGATTGCCGACCTGAATCGATATGACAAGACCGTCAAGGATAGAATGACCTATTGGTTCAATCGATGCGATGAGAATACTCGGCAATATCTTATCATCGGCTTCTCACGACATCTCTCCGTACTGAAGACGCTAACGCCACACAACTTCGTCCGAACCGATTCGAACCTCGACCGAATGTTAGGCTGCGTCCCGAATATGAGTGACATCGATAACGAGGCAGCTCATGTTTGCGGACCTAATACGGAGCGAAAACTTATAAGTATCGCCATGAAATTCTGCACCGGCTTGCGCGACCAGAATATGTTCGGAGATTCCCGGCTGTCTACGCTCATTCACGAAGTAACACATTTCATTGACACCTTCGGCAGCAGCGACCCTCGTTACGGGATTGATCCCACAGCAGCCGCATGGGCAAGGGCCAATCCTGACCTGGCATTGAGAAATGCGGATACACTCACCGGATTCGTGATCTACGGCGAAAGCTTATTTGCAGATCAAGGAGCCTAA
- a CDS encoding OmpA family protein: MKIFTTTLVTAISGLFIFPADATAECQASQNLPSQQLFVPFSPNSHEITESEKIRIERWVSEINSKHPIQNWIYIIGSASKNETTPTQLATKRASEVTKTIIDDGLTNAPFQIKTQIYPINSASESTFATREVTVQVSPGCLDNCCTDH; encoded by the coding sequence ATGAAAATTTTTACCACAACACTCGTCACCGCGATTTCAGGATTATTTATTTTTCCCGCAGACGCCACTGCAGAATGCCAGGCATCACAAAATCTTCCATCACAACAACTGTTCGTGCCATTTTCACCCAACAGCCACGAGATCACCGAATCCGAGAAAATACGAATTGAACGATGGGTGTCAGAAATCAATTCCAAGCACCCGATTCAGAACTGGATCTACATAATTGGCAGCGCGTCCAAAAATGAAACCACTCCTACCCAACTCGCGACAAAACGTGCTTCCGAAGTGACAAAGACCATCATAGACGATGGTTTGACAAACGCACCATTTCAGATAAAAACGCAAATTTATCCGATCAACAGCGCGAGCGAATCAACGTTCGCAACCCGTGAAGTCACCGTGCAAGTGAGTCCCGGCTGTCTCGACAACTGCTGTACTGACCATTGA
- a CDS encoding phosphotransferase enzyme family protein — MSFPLEPDGSLSRDIAPPQFGVDGEQAERDWPLMTHDEVAAVLARIDGAGEPARLTWHSPRQFAAAVLVQMTDGRGLFVKRHHVSLRDVEGLEEEHRFIAHLRERGMPVVDVLADRDGTTAFASGDWTYEVHVRAPGVDPYRGVMSWQPFTHPSHAYAAGRALAELHRASAGYDAPARPVRTLLSSFRVLSSGDLAGALERWVEAQPLLVRALGARDWRGDVADAIGPYHARLAPLLPALPPLWTHGDWHASNLLWTEAGPGAQVRTVLDFGLSDRTCAVMDLALAIERNTVDWMAPADARRVEYAQIDALLDGYESLEPLGDAAYAALVALLPIVHTEFALSEVAYFGCIIDAPAIVDIAYDGYLIGHARWFGERDGRQLLDWLVQRRRAKQGGV, encoded by the coding sequence ATGTCATTCCCACTCGAGCCGGACGGATCCCTGTCGCGTGACATCGCGCCACCGCAATTCGGTGTCGACGGCGAGCAGGCCGAACGCGACTGGCCGCTGATGACGCACGACGAGGTAGCAGCGGTGCTCGCGCGGATCGACGGCGCCGGCGAGCCGGCGCGGCTCACGTGGCACAGCCCGCGGCAGTTCGCGGCGGCCGTCCTGGTGCAGATGACGGACGGGCGCGGGCTGTTCGTCAAGCGTCACCACGTCAGCCTGCGCGATGTCGAAGGGCTCGAGGAAGAGCATCGCTTCATCGCGCATCTGCGCGAACGCGGTATGCCGGTGGTCGACGTGCTCGCGGATCGCGACGGCACCACCGCGTTCGCATCGGGCGACTGGACCTACGAGGTGCACGTGCGGGCACCCGGCGTCGATCCGTATCGCGGCGTGATGTCGTGGCAGCCGTTCACGCATCCGTCGCACGCATACGCGGCCGGTCGCGCGCTGGCCGAACTGCATCGCGCGTCGGCCGGCTACGATGCGCCGGCGCGGCCCGTGCGCACGCTGCTGTCGAGCTTTCGCGTGCTGTCGTCCGGCGATCTGGCGGGGGCGCTCGAACGCTGGGTCGAGGCGCAGCCGTTGCTCGTGCGTGCGCTCGGCGCGCGCGACTGGCGCGGCGACGTGGCCGACGCGATCGGCCCGTATCACGCGCGCCTCGCGCCGCTGCTGCCTGCGCTGCCGCCGCTGTGGACGCACGGCGACTGGCACGCGTCGAACCTGCTGTGGACCGAGGCGGGGCCCGGCGCGCAGGTGCGGACCGTGCTCGATTTCGGGCTGTCGGATCGCACTTGCGCGGTGATGGACCTCGCGCTCGCGATCGAGCGCAATACGGTCGACTGGATGGCGCCGGCCGATGCGCGCCGCGTCGAGTACGCCCAGATCGACGCGCTGCTCGACGGGTATGAATCGCTCGAACCGCTGGGCGACGCAGCCTATGCGGCACTGGTTGCGCTGCTGCCGATCGTGCATACGGAGTTCGCGCTGTCGGAAGTGGCTTACTTCGGCTGCATCATCGATGCGCCGGCCATCGTCGATATCGCATACGACGGATATCTGATCGGGCACGCGCGGTGGTTCGGCGAACGTGACGGTCGGCAACTGCTCGACTGGCTCGTGCAGCGTCGGCGCGCGAAGCAAGGGGGCGTTTGA
- the pnuC gene encoding nicotinamide riboside transporter PnuC, producing the protein MSPLEIAGVIVSALAIWLTAKRRMLCWPVGLVSVALYGWIFFDAKLYSDMLLQGAFAVLQVYGWQRWLAQRASEADGSAAPAGDVAPVTGVRPMQMLPDLIAAVVGSALLGGMMARWTDAALPFVDASLTAFSLVAQYWTARRYIASWGLWIVVNVVYVGMFVFKELYLTAGLYALFIGLAIVGWRDWSRTAAALRAAAGGALATGGSAR; encoded by the coding sequence ATGTCCCCACTCGAAATCGCCGGCGTGATCGTCAGCGCGCTCGCGATCTGGCTGACCGCGAAGCGCCGCATGCTGTGCTGGCCGGTCGGGCTCGTATCGGTCGCGTTGTACGGCTGGATCTTCTTCGATGCAAAGCTGTACTCGGACATGCTGCTGCAGGGCGCGTTCGCGGTGCTGCAGGTGTACGGCTGGCAACGCTGGCTCGCGCAGCGCGCGAGCGAAGCCGACGGCAGCGCCGCGCCGGCGGGCGATGTCGCGCCCGTCACGGGCGTGCGGCCGATGCAGATGCTGCCCGACCTGATCGCGGCCGTCGTCGGCAGCGCGTTGCTCGGCGGCATGATGGCGCGCTGGACCGACGCGGCGCTGCCGTTCGTCGATGCGTCGCTGACCGCGTTCAGCCTCGTCGCGCAATACTGGACCGCGCGGCGCTACATCGCGTCGTGGGGGCTGTGGATCGTCGTGAACGTCGTGTACGTCGGGATGTTCGTGTTCAAGGAACTGTATCTGACGGCCGGACTCTATGCGCTGTTCATCGGGCTGGCCATCGTCGGCTGGCGCGACTGGAGCCGCACGGCCGCGGCGCTGCGCGCGGCGGCCGGCGGTGCGCTGGCAACGGGCGGCAGCGCGCGCTGA